From Streptomyces sp. GSL17-111, one genomic window encodes:
- a CDS encoding YbdD/YjiX family protein yields the protein MSARVRALAARTRWYWREATGEAAYDRYVAHARAHDPDAPVLSRRAFERRRTDAREADPREGFRCC from the coding sequence CTGTCGGCACGGGTGCGGGCGCTGGCCGCCCGCACCCGGTGGTACTGGCGTGAGGCGACGGGGGAGGCCGCCTACGACCGCTACGTCGCCCACGCGCGCGCCCACGACCCGGACGCCCCGGTGCTCAGCCGCCGCGCCTTCGAACGCCGCCGCACGGACGCCCGCGAGGCCGACCCCCGCGAGGGCTTCCGCTGCTGCTGA
- a CDS encoding SIS domain-containing protein, translating into MTATTGRIMAGEMAEQPAVLRRILTEGAPRIRAVAEQIAAREPRFVLLTARGTSDNAALYAKYLLEVLLGKPCGLTSMSTTTAYGARPDLTDCLVITVSQSGGSPDLVASTRAARDAGAITLAVTNNAASPLAEISEFHIDVLAGEEKALPATKTYTAELLALYLFVEGLRGGDGAGAAAALPELAEQILDRRAEVKDLAGRYRFAERMVLTSRGFGYPTAKEAALKLMETSYIPALSYSGADLLHGPLAMVDNVSPVIAIVTDGKGGEALQPVLDRLRDRGADLVVVGPKPQVDAASAGFVLPVDGVREELQPILEILPLQMLAYEVTIARGQDPDAPRALAKVTETH; encoded by the coding sequence ATGACCGCCACGACCGGTCGGATCATGGCCGGTGAAATGGCCGAACAGCCCGCCGTTCTGCGCCGCATCCTGACCGAAGGCGCGCCGAGGATCCGTGCGGTCGCCGAGCAGATCGCCGCGCGCGAGCCGCGCTTCGTGCTCCTCACCGCACGCGGCACGTCGGACAACGCGGCGCTCTACGCCAAGTACCTCCTGGAGGTCCTGCTGGGCAAGCCCTGCGGGCTCACCTCCATGTCCACGACGACGGCGTACGGCGCCCGGCCGGACCTCACGGACTGCCTGGTCATCACCGTCAGCCAGTCCGGCGGTTCCCCCGACCTCGTCGCCTCCACCCGGGCGGCCCGGGACGCCGGCGCGATCACCCTGGCCGTCACGAACAACGCCGCGTCGCCGCTGGCGGAGATCAGCGAGTTCCACATCGACGTGCTGGCCGGTGAGGAGAAGGCCCTCCCCGCGACCAAGACCTACACCGCCGAGTTGCTGGCGCTGTACCTCTTCGTCGAGGGCCTGCGCGGCGGTGACGGCGCCGGGGCCGCCGCCGCGCTGCCGGAGCTGGCCGAGCAGATCCTCGATCGCCGTGCGGAGGTCAAGGACCTGGCGGGCCGGTACCGCTTCGCCGAGCGCATGGTCCTGACCTCGCGCGGGTTCGGGTACCCGACGGCGAAGGAGGCGGCGCTGAAGCTGATGGAGACCAGCTACATCCCCGCCCTGTCCTACTCCGGCGCGGACCTGCTGCACGGGCCGCTGGCCATGGTCGACAACGTCTCGCCCGTCATCGCCATCGTGACCGACGGCAAGGGCGGGGAGGCGTTGCAGCCCGTCCTGGACCGGCTGCGCGACCGTGGCGCGGACCTCGTCGTCGTCGGCCCCAAGCCGCAGGTGGACGCCGCCTCGGCGGGCTTCGTCCTGCCGGTGGACGGGGTGCGCGAGGAGCTGCAGCCGATTCTGGAGATCCTGCCCCTCCAGATGCTGGCCTACGAGGTGACCATCGCGCGTGGCCAGGACCCGGACGCACCCAGGGCCCTGGCGAAGGTCACCGAGACCCACTGA
- a CDS encoding GNAT family N-acetyltransferase, with protein sequence MDVTTDLTVRPARPEELDAIGELTAEAYLGDGLLDFGEEDPYLAELRDVRRRSLHAEVLVAADERNGEVLGAVAFVGEGGPYADLAGTGEGEFRMLAVRREGRGRGAGEALVRACVERARERGLARLVLSSQAGMEPAHRLYRRLGFVRTPERDWEPLPGFGPLWTFARELAA encoded by the coding sequence ATGGACGTCACCACGGATCTCACCGTGCGCCCCGCGCGCCCGGAGGAACTGGACGCGATCGGGGAGCTGACCGCCGAGGCCTACCTCGGCGACGGCCTGCTGGACTTCGGCGAGGAGGACCCGTACCTGGCGGAGCTGCGGGACGTCCGGCGTCGCTCCCTCCACGCCGAGGTGCTGGTCGCCGCCGACGAGCGGAACGGCGAGGTGCTGGGCGCCGTCGCCTTCGTCGGCGAGGGCGGCCCGTACGCCGATCTGGCCGGGACCGGCGAGGGCGAGTTCCGGATGCTCGCGGTGCGTCGCGAGGGCCGGGGGCGCGGCGCCGGGGAGGCGCTCGTCCGCGCCTGCGTGGAGCGGGCACGGGAGCGGGGGCTCGCACGGCTGGTGCTCTCCAGCCAGGCGGGCATGGAGCCCGCGCACCGGCTCTACCGGCGCCTCGGCTTCGTCCGCACCCCCGAGCGGGACTGGGAGCCGCTGCCCGGCTTCGGTCCCCTGTGGACGTTCGCGCGGGAGCTGGCGGCGTGA
- a CDS encoding carbon starvation CstA family protein: protein MTEPAAPSDRGTVGRGSPSPAQIAIWTAVALAGAVGWAMLALSRGEEISAAWMVAAALGTYAIGYRFYSRFIAYRVLRVDKTRATPAERLDNGVDFHPTDRRVLFGHHFAAVAGAGPLVGPVLAAQMGYLPGTIWIVVGVILAGAVQDMVTLFFSTRRDGRSLGQMARDEIGPFGGAAALVAVFAIMIILLAVLALVIVNALAESPWGVFSIAMTIPIALFMGFYLRVLRPGRVTEVSVVGVALLLLAIVAGGWVAESSLAETFTLSKGTLVLWMIAYGFLASVLPVWMLLAPRDYLSTFMKVGTIALLALGVFIALPTLKMPAVTDFASRGDGPIFAGSMFPFVFITVACGALSGFHALVSSGTTPKMIQKETQVRMVGYGAMLTESFVAIMAMITACIIDPGLFFAVNAPVGAIGDSVQSASEAVAGFGFSISPEALTAAAESVEEESLLSRTGGAPTFALGMSEIFSAVVGGAAMKAFWYHFAIMFEALFILTTVDAGTRVGRFMLQDTLGNLYKPLRDVSWKPGVWLTSAIVVGGWGYFLWVGVHDPLGGINQLFPLFGIANQLLAAVALAVCTTLLVKSGRLKWAWVTGVPLAWDVAVTLTASWQKIFSGDPRVGFFTQRSIYQEGIDNGEVIAPAKDMDEMHTIVTNSTVDGVLCALFALLIIVVIVDAGRVCWKAVHAPETVKLHEAPYQRSTVVAPAGLFATKEEKAEMAAAAAAGDGGGPGTERPVGTRS, encoded by the coding sequence ATGACCGAACCCGCAGCACCATCCGATCGGGGGACGGTGGGGCGTGGCAGTCCGTCACCGGCCCAGATCGCGATCTGGACGGCGGTGGCGCTCGCCGGTGCCGTCGGCTGGGCCATGCTCGCGCTCTCCCGTGGGGAGGAGATCTCGGCCGCCTGGATGGTCGCCGCGGCGCTGGGCACGTACGCGATCGGCTACCGCTTCTACTCCCGCTTCATCGCCTACCGGGTGCTGCGGGTGGACAAGACCCGCGCGACACCCGCCGAGCGGCTCGACAACGGCGTCGACTTCCACCCCACCGACCGCCGGGTGCTCTTCGGCCACCACTTCGCCGCGGTGGCCGGAGCGGGCCCGCTGGTGGGCCCGGTGCTCGCCGCGCAGATGGGCTACCTGCCCGGCACGATCTGGATCGTCGTCGGGGTGATCCTCGCGGGCGCCGTGCAGGACATGGTGACCCTCTTCTTCTCCACCCGTCGCGACGGCCGCTCGCTGGGCCAGATGGCCCGGGACGAGATCGGCCCGTTCGGCGGTGCGGCGGCGCTCGTGGCCGTCTTCGCCATCATGATCATCCTGCTGGCGGTGCTGGCCCTGGTCATCGTCAACGCGCTCGCGGAGTCGCCGTGGGGCGTCTTCTCCATCGCGATGACGATTCCCATCGCCCTCTTCATGGGCTTCTACCTGCGGGTGCTGCGCCCCGGACGCGTCACCGAGGTGTCCGTCGTCGGTGTCGCGCTACTGCTGCTGGCGATCGTCGCGGGCGGCTGGGTCGCCGAGTCGTCCCTCGCCGAGACCTTCACCCTCTCCAAGGGCACCCTCGTCCTGTGGATGATCGCCTACGGCTTCCTCGCCTCGGTGCTCCCGGTGTGGATGCTGCTGGCCCCGCGCGACTACCTCTCCACGTTCATGAAGGTCGGCACGATCGCGCTGCTGGCCCTCGGCGTCTTCATCGCCCTGCCGACACTGAAGATGCCGGCCGTCACCGACTTCGCCTCGCGGGGTGACGGGCCGATCTTCGCCGGGTCGATGTTCCCGTTCGTCTTCATCACCGTCGCGTGCGGCGCCCTCTCCGGCTTCCACGCGCTCGTCTCCTCGGGCACCACACCGAAGATGATCCAGAAGGAGACGCAGGTCCGCATGGTCGGCTACGGCGCCATGCTCACCGAGTCGTTCGTCGCGATCATGGCGATGATCACCGCCTGCATCATCGACCCGGGGCTCTTCTTCGCCGTCAACGCACCCGTGGGCGCCATCGGGGACTCCGTGCAGTCGGCGTCGGAGGCCGTCGCGGGCTTCGGGTTCAGCATCTCCCCCGAGGCGCTGACGGCGGCGGCCGAGTCCGTCGAGGAGGAGTCGCTGCTCTCCCGCACCGGCGGCGCGCCGACGTTCGCGCTCGGCATGTCGGAGATCTTCTCGGCCGTCGTCGGCGGCGCCGCGATGAAGGCGTTCTGGTACCACTTCGCCATCATGTTCGAGGCCCTGTTCATCCTCACGACGGTGGACGCCGGTACCCGGGTCGGCCGCTTCATGCTCCAGGACACCCTGGGCAACCTCTACAAGCCACTGCGGGACGTGAGCTGGAAGCCGGGCGTGTGGCTGACGAGCGCGATCGTGGTCGGCGGTTGGGGCTACTTCCTGTGGGTGGGTGTCCACGACCCCCTCGGCGGTATCAACCAGCTCTTCCCGCTCTTCGGCATCGCCAACCAGCTCCTCGCCGCCGTCGCCCTGGCGGTGTGCACCACGCTGCTGGTGAAGTCGGGACGGCTGAAGTGGGCGTGGGTGACCGGCGTCCCGCTCGCCTGGGACGTCGCCGTGACGCTCACCGCGAGCTGGCAGAAGATCTTCTCCGGCGACCCCCGGGTCGGCTTCTTCACCCAGCGGAGCATCTACCAGGAGGGCATCGACAACGGTGAGGTGATCGCCCCGGCCAAGGACATGGACGAGATGCACACCATCGTCACCAACTCGACGGTCGACGGCGTCCTGTGCGCACTCTTCGCCCTCCTGATCATCGTCGTCATCGTCGACGCGGGCCGCGTCTGCTGGAAGGCGGTCCACGCGCCGGAGACGGTGAAGCTGCACGAAGCCCCCTACCAGCGCTCCACCGTGGTGGCCCCGGCCGGGCTCTTCGCCACCAAGGAGGAGAAGGCGGAGATGGCGGCGGCAGCGGCCGCCGGGGACGGCGGCGGCCCGGGGACGGAGCGGCCGGTGGGAACGCGCTCGTGA
- a CDS encoding extracellular solute-binding protein — MKRKLIAAIGVAAMLGVSACGSDDGDGGDNGSGGGDKTLTVWVMDGSAPEEWVTELNKEFEAANEGVTVEIQEQQWNGIQEKITTSLSEDAPPDVIELGNTQTAGYAVTGGLADLTDMKADLGYDGWNEGMIPSAELDGKLYAAPWYAANRAVIYDKSIFEEAGVEPPTTREEWLDGLKKIEEETDAQPIYLPGQSWYVYSGFLWDEGGDLAVQDGDQWKGSLATPEGEAAMNFYKELAAYSNAPTDIDEATPQQSTDIVPKGDVASWIGLGWEAGGAQAAIEEAGGEADFGYFPIPGKTADQPGHVFFGGSNLAVSERSQNKELAQEWLKLATSEKWMKKYAEATGGALLPNSEAAQVTPEPGSFAEAMVKSADVGRITPVTPGWANVETDPNPIKQYMTNVLNGSDPQKAGEDADTTITERINQG; from the coding sequence GTGAAGCGCAAGCTCATAGCAGCCATCGGCGTCGCGGCGATGCTCGGCGTGTCCGCCTGCGGCTCGGACGACGGTGACGGCGGCGACAACGGCTCCGGCGGCGGCGACAAGACGCTGACCGTCTGGGTCATGGACGGCTCCGCGCCCGAGGAGTGGGTGACCGAGCTGAACAAGGAGTTCGAGGCGGCCAACGAGGGGGTGACCGTCGAGATCCAGGAACAGCAGTGGAACGGCATCCAGGAGAAGATCACCACCTCCCTCTCCGAGGACGCCCCGCCGGACGTGATCGAGCTCGGCAACACCCAGACCGCCGGTTACGCGGTCACCGGTGGTCTCGCCGACCTCACCGACATGAAGGCCGACCTGGGCTACGACGGCTGGAACGAGGGGATGATCCCCTCCGCCGAGCTCGACGGCAAGCTCTACGCCGCCCCCTGGTACGCCGCCAACCGCGCCGTCATCTACGACAAGAGCATCTTCGAGGAGGCCGGCGTCGAGCCGCCCACCACCCGCGAGGAGTGGCTCGACGGCCTGAAGAAGATCGAGGAGGAGACGGACGCCCAGCCGATCTACCTGCCCGGTCAGAGCTGGTACGTCTACTCCGGCTTCCTGTGGGACGAGGGCGGCGACCTCGCCGTCCAGGACGGCGACCAGTGGAAGGGCTCGCTGGCCACCCCCGAGGGCGAGGCGGCCATGAACTTCTACAAGGAGCTCGCCGCCTACTCGAACGCGCCGACCGACATCGACGAGGCCACCCCCCAGCAGTCCACGGACATCGTCCCCAAGGGCGACGTCGCGTCCTGGATCGGTCTGGGCTGGGAGGCCGGCGGCGCGCAGGCGGCCATCGAGGAGGCCGGCGGCGAGGCCGACTTCGGCTACTTCCCGATCCCCGGCAAGACGGCCGACCAGCCGGGTCACGTCTTCTTCGGCGGTTCCAACCTCGCCGTCTCCGAGCGCTCGCAGAACAAGGAGCTGGCCCAGGAGTGGCTGAAGCTCGCGACCTCCGAGAAGTGGATGAAGAAGTACGCCGAGGCCACCGGCGGTGCCCTGCTGCCGAACTCCGAGGCCGCTCAGGTCACCCCCGAGCCGGGCTCCTTCGCCGAGGCCATGGTCAAGTCCGCGGACGTCGGCCGCATCACCCCCGTCACCCCGGGCTGGGCCAACGTCGAGACCGACCCGAACCCGATCAAGCAGTACATGACCAATGTGCTCAACGGTTCGGACCCGCAGAAGGCCGGTGAGGACGCCGACACCACCATCACCGAGCGCATCAACCAGGGCTGA
- a CDS encoding carbohydrate ABC transporter permease: protein MTVQTEGVTPVAEEPPPRDPAPGPAEPSPRPRRSLPSGWLPYVLIGPAVVALAVFLGYPLIRNVVVSLQQLGRIEMISRTTVWTGLGNYTELLQDDMFWTVVWRTFVFMAVNVVLIMVLGTLVGLLLNRLGKKMRMVLSISLVLAWAMPIVASATVFRWLFDTQFGVMNWVMRSLGFEGYDQHNWFDTGFSTLAIVTVLIVWASVPFVALNMYAGLTTISGELYEAARMDGASNARIFRSVVFPMLKPFFLITTFLEIIWVFKAFAQIYALNAGGPNRESETLPVFAYVEGMSQMKFGVAAAASVLTILLLMVAMSFYFRLILKQEDEQ from the coding sequence ATGACCGTGCAGACCGAGGGCGTCACCCCCGTAGCCGAGGAGCCGCCTCCGCGTGACCCGGCGCCGGGGCCGGCCGAACCATCACCACGCCCGAGGCGCTCCCTGCCCAGCGGGTGGCTGCCCTATGTGCTGATCGGGCCGGCCGTCGTCGCCCTCGCCGTCTTCCTGGGCTACCCGCTCATCCGCAACGTGGTGGTCTCGCTCCAGCAGCTCGGCCGGATCGAGATGATCTCCCGCACCACGGTGTGGACGGGGCTCGGCAACTACACGGAGCTCCTCCAGGACGACATGTTCTGGACCGTCGTCTGGCGCACGTTCGTCTTCATGGCGGTCAACGTGGTGCTGATCATGGTCCTCGGCACCCTCGTCGGCCTGCTGCTGAACCGCCTCGGCAAGAAGATGCGGATGGTCCTTTCGATATCCCTGGTGCTCGCCTGGGCCATGCCGATCGTCGCCTCCGCCACCGTCTTCCGCTGGCTCTTCGACACCCAGTTCGGCGTCATGAACTGGGTGATGCGCAGCCTCGGCTTCGAGGGCTACGACCAGCACAACTGGTTCGACACCGGATTCTCGACGCTCGCGATCGTCACCGTGCTCATCGTGTGGGCGTCCGTCCCCTTCGTGGCGCTCAACATGTACGCGGGCCTGACCACGATCAGCGGCGAGCTGTACGAGGCCGCCCGGATGGACGGTGCCTCCAACGCGCGGATCTTCCGCTCGGTGGTCTTCCCGATGCTGAAGCCGTTCTTCCTGATCACCACGTTTCTGGAGATCATCTGGGTCTTCAAGGCGTTCGCGCAGATCTACGCGCTCAACGCGGGCGGTCCGAACCGCGAGTCCGAGACGCTGCCCGTCTTCGCCTACGTCGAGGGCATGAGCCAGATGAAGTTCGGTGTGGCCGCCGCGGCCTCCGTGCTGACGATCCTGCTCCTCATGGTCGCGATGTCGTTCTACTTCCGCCTGATCCTCAAGCAGGAGGACGAGCAGTGA
- a CDS encoding carbohydrate ABC transporter permease: MRGIWPNALALVLAALFIFPVYWMFSTSFKPATEVLTKTPTFFFSPTFEHYGTATEVDLFWTFVRNSVLVTVGAVALALVVALAASFAIVRMRFKGRKGLVLAVMMAQMAPWEVMVIVMYLIARDADVLNSIGFLTLIYFVMVLPFTIWTLRGFIAAVPKELEEAAMIDGCSRTQAFMKVIFPLLAPGLMSTSLFGFITAWNEFAMVLVLNKDPEAYTLPLWLTQFQSAFGNDWGATMAASSLFALPVLLLFLFLQRRAVGGLSAGAVKG; encoded by the coding sequence CTGCGCGGCATCTGGCCCAACGCCCTCGCGCTCGTCCTGGCGGCCCTCTTCATCTTCCCCGTCTACTGGATGTTCTCGACGTCCTTCAAGCCGGCGACCGAGGTCCTCACCAAGACCCCGACCTTCTTCTTCTCGCCCACGTTCGAGCACTACGGCACCGCCACCGAGGTCGACCTGTTCTGGACGTTCGTCCGCAACAGCGTCCTGGTCACCGTGGGCGCCGTGGCCCTCGCGCTCGTGGTCGCCCTCGCGGCGAGCTTCGCCATCGTCCGGATGAGGTTCAAGGGCCGTAAGGGGCTCGTCCTCGCGGTGATGATGGCGCAGATGGCGCCCTGGGAAGTCATGGTCATCGTGATGTACCTGATCGCCCGGGACGCCGACGTCCTCAACAGCATCGGCTTCCTGACGCTCATCTACTTCGTGATGGTCCTGCCCTTCACCATCTGGACGCTGCGCGGCTTCATCGCCGCCGTGCCGAAGGAACTGGAGGAGGCCGCGATGATCGACGGGTGCAGCCGCACCCAGGCCTTCATGAAGGTGATCTTCCCCCTGCTGGCCCCCGGCCTGATGTCCACCTCGCTCTTCGGCTTCATCACCGCCTGGAACGAGTTCGCCATGGTGCTGGTGTTGAACAAGGACCCCGAGGCGTACACCCTGCCCCTGTGGCTCACCCAGTTCCAGTCGGCGTTCGGCAACGACTGGGGCGCGACCATGGCCGCGTCCTCGCTCTTCGCCCTACCCGTGCTCCTCCTGTTCCTCTTCCTCCAGCGACGTGCCGTCGGCGGGCTCAGCGCCGGCGCGGTGAAGGGATAG
- a CDS encoding glycoside hydrolase family 3 protein, with protein sequence MTTLAPAPTTLLRDALAVLQPGFVGTTAPDWLLRRLDDGLTSVGLFGRNIESPEQLTALTAQLRSVRPDVLVAIDEEGGDVTRLEVRNGSSFPGNLALGAVDDPDLTRTVAQELGRRLAACGVNLNWAPSADVNSNPHNPVIGVRSFGADPQLVARHTAAYVEGMQAAGVAACTKHFPGHGDTNVDSHHALPRIDVGLATLGVRELVPFRAAVAAGSKVVMSAHILLPALDADRPATLSHAALTGLLRASVERGGLGFDGLIVTDAVEMSAIADTHGIEHGTVLALAAGADAICVGGNLADEEIVLRLRDAVVRAVQEGELPAERLADAAARVRDLAEWTRRAAARPLPEPTPEDTEVGLTAARRAVRVTQGPTPFVPCEEPVYVAACTPVANIAVGDETPWGLAAELTRLLPGTGTGSWSQAEAEALGVPALAGEVLAEAGDRRIVAVVRDAHRHSWMAAALDALLAARPDTVVVEMGLPQAPPVGAPHIATHGAARVCARAAAEVVAGRRTDG encoded by the coding sequence GTGACCACTCTCGCCCCCGCCCCCACCACTCTCCTCCGGGACGCCCTGGCCGTCCTGCAACCCGGCTTCGTCGGCACCACCGCCCCCGACTGGCTGCTGCGGCGGCTGGACGACGGCCTGACCTCCGTCGGTCTCTTCGGCCGCAACATCGAGTCGCCCGAGCAGCTCACCGCACTCACGGCCCAGCTGCGGTCCGTGCGCCCCGACGTCCTGGTGGCCATCGACGAGGAGGGCGGTGACGTCACCCGGCTGGAGGTCCGCAACGGCTCCTCCTTCCCCGGCAACCTCGCCCTCGGCGCCGTCGACGACCCGGACCTCACCCGGACGGTCGCGCAGGAGCTCGGCCGCCGGCTCGCCGCCTGCGGGGTGAACCTCAACTGGGCCCCCTCCGCCGACGTCAACTCCAATCCGCACAACCCCGTCATCGGTGTGCGGTCCTTCGGCGCGGACCCGCAGCTCGTCGCCCGACACACCGCCGCCTACGTCGAGGGGATGCAGGCCGCCGGGGTCGCGGCCTGCACGAAGCACTTCCCCGGGCACGGTGACACCAACGTCGACTCCCACCACGCGCTGCCGCGGATCGACGTCGGGCTCGCGACGCTCGGCGTCCGGGAGCTGGTCCCCTTCCGGGCCGCCGTCGCGGCGGGCAGCAAGGTCGTCATGAGCGCCCACATCCTGCTCCCCGCGCTCGACGCCGACCGGCCCGCGACCCTCAGCCACGCCGCCCTCACCGGGCTGCTGCGCGCGTCCGTCGAACGCGGCGGGCTCGGCTTCGACGGGCTCATCGTCACCGACGCGGTCGAGATGAGCGCCATCGCCGACACGCACGGCATCGAGCACGGCACCGTCCTCGCGCTCGCCGCCGGGGCCGACGCCATCTGCGTCGGCGGCAACCTGGCCGACGAGGAGATCGTGCTGCGCCTGCGCGACGCCGTCGTGCGCGCCGTGCAGGAGGGCGAGCTGCCCGCGGAACGCCTCGCCGACGCCGCCGCCCGCGTGCGCGACCTGGCCGAATGGACGCGCCGCGCCGCCGCCCGTCCGCTGCCGGAGCCCACCCCTGAGGACACCGAGGTGGGCCTCACCGCCGCCCGCCGCGCGGTACGGGTGACGCAGGGGCCGACGCCGTTCGTGCCCTGCGAGGAGCCCGTCTACGTCGCCGCGTGCACCCCCGTCGCGAACATCGCGGTGGGTGACGAGACGCCGTGGGGGCTGGCCGCCGAGCTGACCCGGCTGCTGCCGGGCACCGGCACCGGCTCCTGGAGCCAGGCGGAGGCCGAGGCGCTGGGCGTTCCCGCGCTGGCCGGAGAGGTGCTGGCCGAGGCGGGGGACCGTAGGATCGTCGCCGTGGTCCGCGACGCCCACCGGCACTCCTGGATGGCCGCCGCGCTCGACGCCCTGCTCGCCGCCCGTCCGGACACCGTCGTGGTCGAGATGGGACTCCCGCAGGCCCCGCCCGTGGGCGCCCCGCACATCGCGACGCACGGCGCGGCCCGCGTCTGTGCCCGCGCCGCCGCCGAGGTCGTCGCCGGCCGCCGGACCGACGGCTGA
- a CDS encoding GntR family transcriptional regulator, protein MSAEEQGADPGTPAQGAARVARVPKYYRLKRHLLEMTETLPPGTPVPPERTLATEFDTSRTTVRQALQELVVEGRLERIQGKGTFVAKPKVSQALQLTSYTEDMRAQGLEPTSQLLDLGYVTADDRLASLLDIPPGGRVLRIERLRLASGEPMAIETTHLSQKRFPALRRSLMKYTSLYTALSEVYDVQLAEAEETIETSLASPREAGLLGTDVGLPMLMLSRHSYARDGEPVEWVRSVYRGDRYKFVARLKRPQ, encoded by the coding sequence GTGAGCGCCGAGGAGCAGGGCGCCGATCCGGGGACACCCGCGCAGGGCGCCGCCCGGGTCGCGCGCGTCCCCAAGTACTACCGCCTCAAACGGCACCTGCTGGAGATGACCGAAACCCTGCCCCCGGGGACGCCCGTTCCCCCCGAGCGTACGCTGGCGACCGAGTTCGACACCTCGCGCACCACGGTCCGGCAGGCCCTCCAGGAGCTCGTCGTCGAGGGACGCCTGGAACGCATCCAGGGCAAGGGCACGTTCGTCGCCAAGCCCAAGGTCTCCCAGGCCCTCCAGCTCACCTCCTACACCGAGGACATGCGCGCGCAGGGACTGGAGCCCACCTCCCAGCTCCTCGACCTCGGCTACGTCACCGCGGACGACCGCCTGGCGTCCCTGCTCGACATCCCGCCCGGCGGGCGCGTCCTGCGGATCGAGCGGCTGCGGCTGGCGAGCGGCGAGCCGATGGCCATCGAGACGACGCACCTCTCCCAGAAGCGCTTCCCCGCCCTGCGGCGCAGCCTCATGAAGTACACCTCGCTCTACACCGCCCTCTCCGAGGTCTACGACGTCCAGCTCGCCGAGGCCGAGGAGACGATCGAGACCTCGCTGGCCTCGCCCCGGGAGGCCGGGCTGCTGGGCACGGACGTCGGGCTGCCGATGCTGATGCTCTCAAGGCACTCCTACGCACGCGACGGAGAGCCGGTGGAGTGGGTGCGCTCGGTCTACCGGGGCGACCGCTACAAGTTCGTGGCCCGCCTGAAGCGCCCGCAGTAG